The Megachile rotundata isolate GNS110a chromosome 3, iyMegRotu1, whole genome shotgun sequence genome includes a window with the following:
- the LOC105664190 gene encoding uncharacterized protein LOC105664190, whose protein sequence is MARVFQYVRPVNAVLTSIDLGNKTRPSADGVRIKEEPPDFDDLSPFLTDVDTVTQNASTKHARRRSNTVSIGSNERNLIRETVASSKNDSDTSRKKRKRNTNDDLDSQCVERKTRRRTIVCEIKDVPSKDITDEVKNEVLCDVCLVPFLSKAKLSHHTQRYRTLMVCEYCSAPFNFPTALYRHQLVHFRKYGPAPRAKLECYFCERRFDRKERVQMHLFHCHANLLQSYMCDADNGKTSTGTKDTALSLTSDVTKSVENSRMKVLPAGIVNNVEGGICREDTTTSVINRPEKNTSGKETTEQVINNADVSACRKDTTVPVIDSADKSTCMEDSTMYLINSAEETTHREDTTERVINNAEETTHREDTTERVINNAEETTLREDTTEHVINNVEARNHVEETSSSTCAKDTTMRTTDNGEEPAEDTFTNDTTLILDHVDKMKQNTRMEGTQVPATDDTEGDTCREETIITGGKDTSMDDTMTLGESDVQKLSEKPMEEIMNIIGVSKNVEENTLADNGRNCVPNNSDKIAENISTANNSSRAVHDVNKMEDVDTIEQDSSIKLRRRSVKKDNKVKQPTSTGVSTNRVPENDGKTKENMQTKNTVMTKTSNAGKENPPIKSRKRRKMKVNEAEKNSSKQRRSKVNTETKDVQNSSPKVDTYLLNDKIKIEPAEPEDDDCLIIDVENVNEVTSTKSNITCSTENIDKSHRKVGHTRNTDEKIDTEMLVSSTVPTYSFGTASPSTAPSSTMSPSTVTSTTPKKLRQTTLMEFLSFSGKNLNQTALKTEKEDETEPSSSVSVQNKKTWKPVCTSTPLSSSSVKDTVAKTSTDNASTPILRMHMDPDSMINLLTDQIKSETVDDYDSNVSQNSPYNLRKTKTDSCRSSPNLHGTVSPNIMSAKRRKRTTKQKLSLQEKLKAKYNCKDCVVRLERCDYTSKRVVFKTDMTKSSIPLQLTIGGKGGRDLLSGKQTNTNSPTIRIVKLENCIVVEVMESR, encoded by the exons ATGGCTCGTGTGTTCCAATATGTCCGTCCTGTAAATGCAGTTTTAACATCTATAGATTTGGGCAATAAAACACGT cCTTCCGCAGATGGAGTAAGAATCAAGGAAGAGCCTCCAGATTTCGATGATCTCAGTCCCTTCTTGACTGACGTAGACACAGTGACTCAAAATGCATCTACAAAACATGCACGTCGTCGTTCAAATACTGTTAGTATCGGGAGCAACGAACGCAATTTAATTCGGGAAACAGTAGCTTCTAGCAAAAATGATTCGGATACCTCTAGAAAGAAACGTAAACGGAATACAAACGATGATTTGGATTCCCAATGTGTGGAGCGAAAAACTAGGAGGAGGACAATTGTTTGCGAAATTAAAGATGTGCCATCGAAGGATATCACGGATGAAGTCAAGAACGAGGTGTTGTGTGACGTGTGTTTGGTACCATTCTTATCGAAGGCAAAGTTAAGCCACCATACCCAGAGATATCGAACCCTGATGGTGTGCGAATATTGCAGCGCACCGTTCAATTTTCCCACAGCACTTTATAGACACCAATTGGTTCATTTTCGTAAGTACGGTCCAGCTCCTAGGGCGAAGCTTGAGTGTTATTTTTGTGAACGAAGATTCGACAGGAAGGAACGTGTGCAAATGCATTTGTTTCACTGCCACGCAAACCTATTGCAGTCTTACATGTGTGATGCTGACAACGGCAAAACAAGTACAGGGACGAAGGATACTGCGTTGAGTCTAACCAGCGATGTCACCAAAAGTGTAGAAAATTCACGTATGAAGGTCCTCCCTGCGGGTATAGTCAACAATGTCGAAGGAGGCATATGCAGAGAGGACACTACAACGAGTGTAATCAACAGGCCAGAAAAAAATACAAGTGGGAAGGAGACCACGGAGCAGGTAATCAACAATGCTGACGTAAGTGCATGCAGGAAGGACACTACGGTGCCTGTAATCGACAGTGCTGACAAAAGTACGTGCATGGAGGACAGTACGATGTATTTAATCAACAGTGCTGAAGAAACTACACATAGGGAGGACACTACGGAGCGTGTAATCAACAATGCTGAAGAAACTACACATAGGGAGGACACTACGGAACGTGTAATCAACAATGCTGAAGAAACTACACTTAGGGAGGACACTACGGAGCACGTAATCAACAATGTTGAAGCACGTAACCATGTTGAAGAAACGTCAAGCAGTACATGTGCGAAGGATACTACAATGCGTACGACTGACAATGGCGAAGAACCTGCAGAAGATACATTTACGAATGATACTACCTTGATTCTTGATCATGTTgacaaaatgaaacaaaatacaCGCATGGAAGGCACACAGGTGCCTGCGACCGACGATACTGAAGGTGATACATGCAGAGAAGAAACAATAATTACAGGAGGAAAAGATACAAGCATGGACGACACTATGACACTTGGAGAGAGTGATGTTCAAAAATTGTCGGAAAAACCCATGGAAGAGATTATGAACATCATTGGTGTATCTAAAAATGTCGAAGAAAATACACTGGCAGACAACGGTAGAAATTGTGTCCCTAATAATTCTGACaaaattgcagaaaatattTCAACCGCAAACAATTCAAGTCGTGCCGTTCACGATGTTAACAAAATGGAGGATGTTGATACAATTGAACAAGATTCATCGATCAAACTCCGTAGAAGGTCTGTAAAGAAGGATAACAAAGTCAAACAACCTACGTCTACTGGGGTTAGTACGAACCGTGTGCCAGAGAATGATggaaaaacgaaagaaaatatgCAGACAAAGAACACTGTCATGACTAAAACCAGTAATGCTGGAAAGGAGAACCCACCAATAAAGAGTAGGAAGCGCAGAAAAATGAAAGTTAACGAAGCCGAAAAAAATTCTTCGAAACAACGACGTTCCAAAGTAAATACAGAAACAAAAGATGTTCAGAATTCATCGCCAAAGGTGGATACATATCTTCTAAACGATAAAATCAAGATCGAACCCGCGGAACCAGAAGACGACGATTGCTTAATCATCGATGTTGAAAACGTCAACGAAGTTACATcgacaaaaagtaatataaCCTGTTCCACGGAGAATATTGACAAATCACATAGAAAGGTAGGTCATACACGAAACACTGATGAGAAAATAGATACTGAAATGTTAGTGTCTAGTACTGTACCAACTTATTCATTTGGTACTGCGTCGCCTAGTACAGCGCCATCTAGTACCATGTCACCTAGTACTGTAACCAGTACTACGCCAAAAAAATTAAGGCAAACCACTCTAATGGAATTTCTTTCATTCTCTGGAAAGAATTTGAATCAGACCGCGTTAAAGACAGAAAAAGAAGATGAGACGGAGCCCAGTTCGAGTGTTAGTGTGCAAAATAAGAAAACGTGGAAACCTGTATGTACTTCCACGCCACTATCAAGCTCAAGTGTCAAGGATACCGTGGCTAAGACTTCTACCGATAACGCTTCTACGCCGATATTACGAATGCACATGGATCCCGACTCGATGATCAATTTATTGACTGATCAGATAAAGAGTGAAACTGTGGATGATTACGATTCCAACgtttctcaaaattctccatACAATTTGAGAAAAACAAAGACCGATTCTTGTCGCTCATCTCCAAACTTACACGGTACCGTCTCTCCTAATATAATGTCGGCAAAGAGGAGAAAACGAACTACGAAACAGAAACTATCGTTGCAAGAGAAATTGAAGGCTAAATACAATTGCAAAGACTGCGTAGTTCGTTTAGAAAGATGCGATTACACTTCTAAACGCGTGGTTTTTAAGACTGACATGACCAAGAGCAGCATTCCTCTGCAGTTGACGATAGGAGGAAAAGGAGGCAGAGATTTGTTAAGTGGCAAACAAACGAATACCAATAGCCCAACAATTCGGATAGTAAAACTAGAAAATTGTATCGTCGTCGAAGTGATGGAATCGAGGTAA